Proteins from one Haliaeetus albicilla chromosome 4, bHalAlb1.1, whole genome shotgun sequence genomic window:
- the TFCP2L1 gene encoding transcription factor CP2-like protein 1 isoform X2 translates to MSAPPVQGQSIIRVVFHDRRLQYTEHQQLEGWRWSRPGDRILDIDIPLSVGILDPRASPTQLNTVEFLWDPSKRASAFIQVHCISTEFTPRKHGGEKGVPFRVQIDTFKQNENGEYTEHLHSASCQIKVFKPKGADRKQKTDREKMEKKTTQEKEKYQPSYETTILTECSPWPDVPYQMNNAPSPSYNSSPNSFNLGDGNSSPTHQVELLPPSNDHLLPSASIQDAQQWLHRNRFSPFCRLFSSFSGADLLKMSKEDFVQICGPADGIRLFNAIKGRNVRPKMTIYVCQEPEQNRSHLHQKRENGDGSLCVYHAIFLEELTTLELIEKIANLYSISPQQINRIYRQGPTGIHVLVSNEMVQNFQDESCFVISTLKAESNDGYHIILK, encoded by the exons ATGTCAGCTCCACCGGTGCAGGGACAG AGCATAATTCGTGTAGTTTTCCATGACCGACGCCTGCAGTACACAGAGCATCAGCAGCTTGAGGGCTGGAGGTGGAGTCGGCCTGGGGACCGCATCCTTGATATAG ATATTCCGCTGTCAGTTGGTATCTTGGATCCCAGGGCCAGCCCAACCCAGTTGAACACTGTTGAATTTCTGTGGGATCCATCAAAGAGAGCCTCAGCATTCATTCAG GTACATTGCATCAGCACAGAATTTACTCCACGGAAACatggaggagagaaaggggTGCCCTTCCGGGTGCAAATCGACACCTTTAAGCAGAATGAAAATGGTGAATACACAGAACACTTGCATTCTGCAAGCTGCCAGATCAAAGTGTTCAAG CCTAAAGgagcagacagaaaacagaagactgacagggaaaaaatggagaagaagACCACCCAAGAGAAGGAGAAGTATCAGCCTTCCTATGAGACAACTATTCTCACAGAG TGCTCTCCCTGGCCAGATGTGCCTTATCAAATGAACAATGCTCCATCTCCAAGCTACAACAGTTCACCCAACAGCTTCAACCTTGGAGATGG caaCAGTTCTCCAACCCACCAAGTGGagctcctgcctcccagcaATGAT CAtctccttccttctgcttctaTTCAAGATGCCCAGCAGTGGCTTCATCGTAATAGGTTCTCTCCATTCTGTAGACTCTTCTCAAGTTTTTCGG GTGCTGACTTACTGAAGATGTCCAAAGAAGATTTTGTTCAAATCTGTGGCCCTGCTGATGGAATTCGGCTCTTTAATGCAATCAAAGGAAG AAATGTAAGGCCCAAGATGACAATTTATGTCTGTCAAGAACCAGAGCAAAACAGGTCCCATCTCCACCAAAAACGAGAAAACGGAGATGGCAGTCTTTGTG TATATCATGCAATCTTCTTGGAAGAATTGACCACGCTGGAATTAATCGAGAAGATTGCAAACTTGTACAGCATTTCTCCACAGCAGATAAATCGAATCTATCGGCAGGGACCCACAGGAATCCACGTATTAGTGAGCAATGAG ATGGTGCAAAACTTCCAAGATGAATCTTGTTTTGTTATCAGCACATTAAAAG